CAGCCGGTCGGCCTCCTCGCGGTTCTCTGTAAAAACGGAAATATAGGAATGGTTGCCGGTGTTAAGTTTATGGCCCATGGAAGGCAGGATATCTGATGCCATTAAAATATCGCCGTCTTTCCCGATCGGCAGTGAAATATGCATGAGCCGGCCTTTCTCATTTTCAGCAAGCTGCTCTGCGCCGGGCATGTCCGACATTCTGTGAACCGAGGAAAATTCTCCGCCTAAGACAGATTTATAAAAGTCGAAAGCCTCTTCCGTGTTACCGTCGAAATTGAGGTAGGTGTTTATTTTAGCCATGACGAAAATAAGGTTAGTTGTTTTCAAAATGATTTTGATACGTCAAAACTACTGGGTCCGGAAGCTTTAAATCATCCTCGGAAAGGACATCTTGAGGGGGCGTGCGAGACAACATTGCTTAATTTTTACTAAAATTGCCTGTTCTAAATGGAATCTCAGTCATGGCCGAAGTATCGATCCACATCAGGCAACTGAACCCCGGAGATTTGCCTTTCTGCCACAGGCTGGTTGCGGAAGCCGGCTGGAACCAGACCGATGCCGACTGGTC
This Dyadobacter sp. UC 10 DNA region includes the following protein-coding sequences:
- a CDS encoding VOC family protein — its product is MAKINTYLNFDGNTEEAFDFYKSVLGGEFSSVHRMSDMPGAEQLAENEKGRLMHISLPIGKDGDILMASDILPSMGHKLNTGNHSYISVFTENREEADRLFTGLSAGGEIEMAMEDTFWGDYFGSFHDKFGIGWMINYPKQD